A genomic region of Trifolium pratense cultivar HEN17-A07 linkage group LG3, ARS_RC_1.1, whole genome shotgun sequence contains the following coding sequences:
- the LOC123916849 gene encoding uncharacterized protein LOC123916849, whose product MATATFSSLLQPEQQQLSSAGEEANISPPSSSSAWQSSGSIGPFFAVIIVLTILAMLSCYLSQTCNRRELTPLESIKGRGCFGWLKRRCQDYMGRDVEIGGVGAKVMVCDDQEEENDCKVKDGDVQV is encoded by the coding sequence ATGGCAACAGCAACATTTTCTTCACTTCTACAACCGGAGCAACAACAATTGAGTTCTGCAGGAGAAGAAGCTAATATTTCACCCCCAAGTAGCTCTAGTGCATGGCAATCATCAGGATCTATTGGTCCATTTTTTGCTGTGATCATTGTTCTTACCATTCTTGCTATGCTCTCTTGTTATTTGAGTCAAACGTGTAATCGAAGAGAACTTACTCCATTGGAGAGTATTAAAGGTAGAGGTTGTTTTGGATGGCTGAAGCGTCGGTGCCAAGATTATATGGGTAGAGATGTTGAAATTGGAGGCGTTGGGGCTAAGGTTATGGTTTGTGAtgatcaagaagaagaaaatgattgTAAGGTTAAAGATGGTGATGTTCAAGTTTAA